The following proteins come from a genomic window of Methanothermobacter thermautotrophicus:
- a CDS encoding DUF368 domain-containing protein: MGSADVMPGISGGTIALITGIYERLVHAISSIKFGFIRPLLKGDLAATRKSIREEVDFELFIPLLTGIAFAILTLSKVILFFITTYVAYTYAFFSGLILASAYVVYQKIDGFSVKNIASGAAGLIFAYIFVGLNPIQANHTLPVVFISGFVAICAMILPGISGAFLLLLLNQYEYMLGVLNRLAIVEIVTFIAGAALGIMSFSRVLDYLLRNHEAVTMSFLVGLMIGTLRLPYNKISIVDTSSIIISAVIAITGFALVMILESRFDYIDY; encoded by the coding sequence ATGGGAAGCGCAGACGTGATGCCCGGAATCTCAGGAGGAACCATAGCACTTATAACAGGCATATATGAGAGGCTGGTGCATGCCATAAGCAGCATAAAGTTCGGATTCATAAGGCCCCTCCTTAAGGGTGACCTGGCAGCTACAAGGAAATCCATAAGGGAGGAGGTTGACTTTGAACTCTTCATACCTCTCCTCACAGGTATAGCATTCGCCATACTGACACTGTCCAAGGTCATACTGTTCTTCATAACAACCTACGTAGCCTACACCTACGCCTTCTTCTCAGGCCTCATACTGGCATCAGCATACGTAGTCTACCAGAAGATCGACGGGTTTTCAGTTAAGAACATTGCATCCGGTGCAGCGGGTCTGATATTCGCCTACATCTTTGTTGGCCTTAACCCCATACAGGCAAACCATACACTCCCGGTTGTATTCATATCAGGATTTGTGGCGATATGCGCCATGATACTGCCAGGTATATCCGGTGCCTTCCTTCTCCTTCTACTGAACCAGTACGAGTACATGCTCGGGGTTCTTAACAGGCTGGCCATAGTTGAAATTGTGACCTTCATTGCAGGTGCAGCCCTCGGTATAATGAGCTTCTCCAGGGTCCTGGACTACCTCCTCAGGAACCATGAGGCCGTCACCATGTCATTCCTTGTGGGTCTCATGATAGGCACCCTCAGGCTGCCCTACAACAAGATATCAATTGTTGATACCTCATCCATCATAATATCGGCTGTAATAGCCATCACTGGCTTTGCGCTGGTCATGATACTTGAGAGCCGCTTCGACTACATTGACTACTGA
- a CDS encoding PAS domain S-box protein, with translation MPSALVVEDEAVTSLELVSLLESWGYEAVSVKTGEDAIETAIRMKPDVILMDIVLPSDIDGVTAAGAIKERMDVPLIFITAYSSRDIFERAAKVEPEAYLLKPFNSRELGYAMELAIYKNRMQSLLSHTSRRYQEILDTTSEGVCVFGADGTIQYCNDRMADFLSMRRDEITGRKIFDFIDPHDRDTMEQILESCRRGLAGEHELRFRTDEGTRWMILSGHPLIESSGFRGGFCMFRDITPQKMLERRLRRNNRCLKLLSRINREAAISTRPLNLMERVSSILREAGYSHASFKRDDGTVIAGDAGKTESPPRPGIKKGEDASTAVIELEDCRTPRYLVVSAPREIDDEELGFLREIASSTVGALRRMDSERRMDDISSRYRELFENAGDAIFLMKDSRIIECNTRTLELFNGDEEDIVGRKPWELSPEHQPRGKSPEMARRLIDRAMAGEKCEFTWIHRKITGETFPARVTLNRSGDILMATVKDMTELYRAHRRLKAEHRKFRDLLESIPDPTFALDTRGRVIAWNREMERLTGVKKEEILGRDEQAYAIPFYGRRTPGLLEFILNPSEAPPRYRNIRRDGDAIYAEVHVEHMGRHFQLKASPIYDVDDRTVGAIEILRDVTDYIETKEKLRISKNRYKAIFENRATPTAITDTDWNITGTNRVFRELFGVDDGFNLRDLVDRDDLQKLEELQDSRRVLVRMRGVRGKLHVMVHRGDLPDSGQIVLSFNDITKLKESQRKLRDELRVRRVLTEIYPHAVSADVLEEFTEYILSAACELTGADGGIIRLRNGDTVTISENLESIEELPEHDGLSDDGKMIHITSSSADMSSEFILTGKFSKADLRALRHISQYYMLAVKQINYRNRMKEHRNHLRLINIILKSTDTDDPEAFLEGVLDAVSRCPEFNGASAYLEPDLKIDRGLRAPDSIPETEGISVDGEIIEIPLRANEIRGVLRLRAAERGVTEKTEFLEILRREISDGMQRITMHNQLRESLNEKEVLLREVHHRVKNNLQIVVSLLSLQTAYTDNQETLDVLRDSQLRVRAMAVAHEKIYRSSSLSMINIGEYLRAIAEEMITLQSGGGLLVDLNVQYDDIMAGMDRCIPLGLVTNEIISNSIKHAFTGDRGRIRISLKREDDRGVLEISDNGRGLPEDFNIDELSSLGMQLVSNLVMQIGGELEYGNREGAFFRITFPLE, from the coding sequence ATGCCATCTGCCCTTGTTGTTGAGGACGAGGCTGTAACCTCACTTGAACTTGTAAGTCTCCTGGAATCCTGGGGATATGAGGCAGTCAGTGTTAAAACAGGGGAGGATGCCATTGAAACCGCGATCCGGATGAAACCGGACGTCATCCTCATGGACATAGTCCTTCCATCAGATATTGATGGTGTCACAGCAGCAGGGGCCATAAAGGAGAGGATGGACGTACCACTGATTTTCATCACAGCCTACTCCAGCCGGGATATCTTTGAGAGGGCTGCGAAGGTTGAACCTGAGGCCTACCTCCTAAAGCCCTTCAACTCCAGGGAACTCGGATACGCCATGGAACTCGCCATCTACAAGAACAGGATGCAGAGCCTACTCTCCCATACCAGCAGGAGGTACCAGGAGATACTGGACACAACATCTGAGGGTGTATGTGTCTTCGGTGCTGATGGAACCATACAGTACTGCAATGATAGGATGGCGGATTTCCTATCCATGCGAAGGGATGAAATAACCGGGAGGAAGATATTTGATTTTATAGACCCCCATGACAGGGATACCATGGAGCAGATCCTTGAATCATGCAGGAGGGGTTTAGCGGGTGAACATGAGCTCCGCTTCAGGACGGATGAGGGGACGAGGTGGATGATACTCTCAGGCCACCCCCTCATTGAATCCTCCGGCTTCAGGGGAGGATTCTGCATGTTCAGGGACATAACACCCCAGAAGATGCTTGAGAGGAGGCTCCGGAGGAACAACAGGTGCCTTAAACTCCTTAGCAGAATCAACCGCGAAGCCGCCATCTCAACCCGGCCCCTGAACCTGATGGAGAGGGTTTCCAGCATCCTCAGGGAGGCAGGATACTCCCATGCATCCTTCAAGAGAGATGACGGAACTGTTATTGCAGGGGATGCCGGGAAAACAGAGTCACCACCCCGGCCAGGCATCAAAAAAGGGGAAGATGCCTCAACCGCGGTAATTGAACTTGAAGATTGCAGGACACCCCGCTACCTTGTGGTCTCAGCCCCCAGGGAGATTGATGATGAGGAACTCGGCTTCCTGAGGGAGATTGCATCCAGCACAGTAGGGGCCCTCAGGAGGATGGACTCAGAGAGGCGGATGGATGATATTTCCTCAAGGTACCGGGAACTCTTTGAGAATGCCGGTGATGCGATATTCCTCATGAAGGATTCCAGGATAATCGAATGCAACACCAGGACCCTTGAACTCTTCAATGGAGATGAGGAGGACATAGTGGGCAGGAAACCATGGGAGCTCTCACCTGAGCACCAGCCCAGGGGCAAATCCCCAGAGATGGCCCGTAGACTTATTGATAGGGCCATGGCTGGTGAAAAATGTGAATTCACCTGGATCCACAGAAAGATAACCGGTGAGACATTCCCGGCAAGGGTCACCCTCAACAGGTCAGGCGACATCCTAATGGCCACCGTGAAGGATATGACAGAACTCTACAGGGCCCACAGGAGGTTAAAGGCGGAGCACAGGAAATTCAGGGATCTCCTGGAGTCCATACCCGACCCGACATTCGCCCTTGATACAAGGGGGAGGGTGATAGCCTGGAACCGTGAGATGGAGAGACTCACCGGTGTGAAGAAGGAGGAGATCCTTGGAAGGGATGAGCAGGCCTATGCAATCCCATTCTATGGCAGGAGAACACCTGGCCTCCTTGAATTCATACTGAACCCCAGTGAGGCTCCCCCAAGGTACCGTAACATCAGGAGGGATGGTGATGCAATCTACGCGGAGGTCCATGTTGAGCACATGGGCAGGCACTTCCAGCTCAAGGCATCACCCATCTATGACGTGGATGATAGAACCGTGGGGGCCATAGAGATACTGAGGGACGTTACAGATTACATTGAAACCAAGGAGAAACTCAGAATATCAAAGAACCGCTACAAGGCAATATTTGAGAACAGGGCCACCCCGACGGCGATTACAGACACTGACTGGAATATCACCGGGACAAACAGGGTATTCAGGGAACTCTTCGGTGTTGATGATGGCTTCAATTTAAGGGACCTGGTGGACCGGGATGACCTTCAGAAACTTGAAGAACTCCAGGACTCAAGGAGGGTACTGGTGAGGATGAGGGGTGTGAGGGGAAAGCTCCATGTGATGGTCCACAGGGGTGATCTTCCAGATTCAGGGCAGATAGTCCTGAGCTTCAACGACATAACAAAACTCAAGGAGTCCCAGAGGAAACTGAGGGATGAACTTCGCGTTAGGAGGGTCCTGACTGAGATCTACCCGCATGCGGTCTCAGCAGACGTTCTGGAGGAATTTACAGAGTACATACTAAGCGCTGCATGTGAACTCACAGGTGCAGATGGGGGGATCATAAGGCTCAGGAATGGGGATACAGTAACCATCTCAGAAAATTTAGAGTCCATCGAAGAACTCCCAGAACACGATGGACTCTCAGATGATGGTAAAATGATCCACATAACCTCATCATCTGCAGATATGAGCTCAGAGTTCATACTCACAGGTAAATTCAGCAAAGCTGATCTGAGGGCTTTAAGACACATCTCACAGTACTATATGCTTGCTGTGAAGCAGATAAACTACAGGAACAGGATGAAGGAGCACCGCAACCACCTGAGGCTCATAAACATCATACTCAAGTCGACTGATACAGACGACCCTGAGGCATTCCTTGAGGGAGTCCTTGATGCTGTAAGCAGGTGCCCTGAATTCAATGGAGCATCAGCATACCTTGAGCCAGATTTAAAGATTGATAGGGGATTGAGGGCCCCTGACAGCATTCCGGAAACAGAGGGTATCAGCGTGGATGGAGAAATCATTGAGATACCCCTCAGAGCAAATGAAATAAGGGGTGTCTTGCGGCTCAGGGCAGCAGAGAGGGGTGTCACAGAAAAAACCGAGTTTCTTGAGATACTCAGGAGAGAAATATCCGATGGAATGCAGAGGATAACCATGCACAATCAGCTCAGGGAATCCCTCAATGAGAAGGAGGTCCTTCTGAGGGAGGTGCACCACCGGGTCAAGAACAACCTCCAGATAGTGGTAAGTCTACTTTCACTCCAGACAGCCTACACAGACAACCAGGAGACCCTGGATGTCCTCAGGGATAGCCAGTTGAGGGTCCGCGCCATGGCGGTTGCCCATGAGAAGATATACAGGTCAAGCAGTCTGTCCATGATAAACATCGGGGAATACCTCAGGGCGATCGCAGAGGAGATGATCACCCTCCAGTCCGGTGGGGGTCTCCTGGTGGATCTTAATGTCCAGTACGACGATATAATGGCCGGGATGGACAGGTGCATCCCCCTGGGCCTTGTGACCAATGAGATCATCTCTAATTCAATTAAGCACGCCTTCACCGGGGATCGGGGCAGGATAAGGATATCACTCAAAAGGGAGGATGATCGGGGCGTCCTTGAAATATCAGATAACGGAAGGGGGCTCCCTGAGGACTTCAACATTGATGAACTATCATCACTGGGAATGCAGCTCGTATCTAACCTTGTGATGCAGATTGGGGGTGAACTGGAATACGGGAACAGGGAGGGCGCCTTCTTCAGGATTACCTTCCCCCTTGAATGA
- a CDS encoding DUF86 domain-containing protein, producing MNDIERVANRIKIMNSYVEFLKEHRASEKELSEDYLLRSAIERNLQLAIESALDTGEIIISMEDLEKPETYRDIIEILEKHRILPHEFAERFSEAAGLRNILVHMYTDVDPAIIAEVLANRLEDFDLYSEYILSFLEAISSRKSE from the coding sequence ATGAATGATATTGAGAGGGTCGCTAATAGAATAAAGATCATGAACTCCTATGTTGAGTTCCTTAAAGAGCACAGGGCATCAGAAAAAGAACTTTCAGAGGACTACCTCCTGAGATCTGCAATTGAAAGAAACCTCCAGCTCGCCATTGAATCTGCTCTGGATACTGGGGAGATTATTATCTCAATGGAGGATCTTGAAAAGCCCGAGACCTACAGAGACATCATTGAGATCCTTGAAAAGCACAGAATACTTCCGCATGAATTTGCAGAGCGATTCTCTGAAGCTGCTGGTCTGAGAAACATTCTTGTCCACATGTATACAGATGTTGACCCTGCCATAATTGCAGAGGTCCTTGCAAACCGCCTTGAAGACTTCGACCTCTATTCAGAGTATATTTTAAGTTTCCTTGAAGCCATATCCTCCAGAAAATCTGAATGA
- a CDS encoding putative PEP-binding protein, translated as MQILRGIGAGAGRSSGRVRLIRKLEDARNLEWGEVAVFRKISRDMLPEIRRAGAVIANYGGLTSHAAITLRELGIPCVLGTEVATEVLRDGMIVTVDGKTGGIYRGVMDWVEADDTPGFHETATDVMVNLNFPWLAPRVAEFADGVGSVRIENMVIETGKHPHLLLKEGKLAGVLEMGLREVLEAFYPKPVIFRTFDIPADELTHLRGSFEARERNPFLGIRAITRDLKESEVLMAEFEALGNLLDSGYSNLQLKFPFLRDVEEYVSAVKLLEESGVTPHRDIMVGASVETPSVALQIDELLEAGADFISLGLSDLTMCSLAADRRSTRVAGLFNLSHPAVLGLVKNVIAACHGAGVDVYAAGYAATSYMLVRRLVEMGVDGVSTSPDKILRMKYFIARIERSLMLRGAGRVE; from the coding sequence ATGCAGATTCTGAGGGGTATTGGTGCGGGTGCAGGCAGGAGCAGTGGAAGGGTCCGCCTGATAAGGAAGCTGGAGGATGCCAGGAACCTTGAATGGGGTGAGGTGGCGGTCTTCAGGAAGATATCCAGGGACATGCTACCAGAGATCCGGAGGGCAGGCGCTGTCATAGCAAACTACGGCGGCCTCACAAGTCACGCGGCCATAACCCTCCGGGAGCTTGGAATACCCTGTGTACTTGGAACAGAGGTTGCCACCGAGGTCCTCCGTGACGGTATGATAGTAACCGTTGATGGAAAGACAGGGGGGATCTACCGTGGAGTAATGGACTGGGTGGAGGCTGATGATACCCCCGGTTTCCATGAGACAGCCACGGATGTCATGGTAAACCTAAACTTTCCCTGGCTGGCACCGAGGGTGGCTGAATTCGCAGATGGTGTGGGCTCGGTGAGGATAGAGAATATGGTCATAGAGACAGGGAAACACCCCCACCTCCTCCTGAAAGAGGGAAAACTGGCGGGGGTCCTTGAGATGGGACTCAGGGAGGTGCTGGAAGCCTTCTACCCTAAACCCGTCATCTTCAGGACCTTCGATATCCCCGCGGATGAACTCACACATCTCAGGGGCTCCTTCGAAGCCCGTGAGAGGAACCCCTTCCTCGGGATACGGGCCATAACAAGGGACCTGAAGGAGTCTGAGGTACTGATGGCCGAATTCGAGGCCCTCGGGAACCTCCTGGACTCGGGTTACAGTAACCTCCAGCTTAAGTTCCCCTTTCTCAGGGACGTGGAGGAGTACGTGAGTGCAGTTAAACTCCTGGAGGAGTCAGGGGTCACACCCCATAGGGATATAATGGTCGGGGCATCAGTGGAGACACCATCGGTGGCCCTCCAGATAGATGAACTCCTGGAGGCCGGCGCTGATTTCATATCCCTCGGACTGAGTGACCTCACAATGTGCAGCCTTGCAGCTGACCGCAGAAGCACCCGCGTGGCCGGCCTCTTTAACCTCTCACACCCTGCAGTGCTTGGACTTGTGAAGAATGTTATAGCCGCCTGTCATGGGGCTGGTGTGGATGTCTACGCCGCTGGATACGCTGCAACCAGTTACATGCTCGTCAGGAGACTTGTTGAGATGGGTGTTGACGGGGTATCCACAAGCCCGGATAAGATCCTGAGGATGAAGTACTTCATAGCCAGGATAGAAAGATCCCTGATGCTCAGGGGCGCTGGAAGGGTTGAATAG
- a CDS encoding cobaltochelatase subunit CobN produces the protein MKRILAVTTMNNTASLKEALTRIREEHGDIVSIKKVYLEKYEDPRVPLDEVAEYVDESDIILVDIRGNERIGRELPGILRGRDKIVISLVWGSNHILSLTSMGKLHLGELTARAPSRIDSLVRNRDIDAIIELHGSDEIRDDLERWFQAMDYYGAGDPENLMNLILFLLDSYTDLEVPFSDPVEMPPYGLYLPFRGFYRDLESYRRASNFDPELPTVGMLFYSGMHFDDTRPLVEELYSRLHGRANCTVVFSDVENNLKAIEEYLGDMDLFVNMQYFQLNRGPLGGDPEATRKLLRRIGAPYLICLRGYETDLDEWEAGGDGLNPMEIVLGITLPELDGGFEPVFTAGMRTMDDPELGEVRVVDVVPERMDRFAARILNWLKLKKMENHEKRIGIILYDYPPGEANLGSAGYLDVFESLEVFLGRLKERGYSVRMPDEPIKDILMREGLINSPNYHEYGGHRIPLSDYLEFFSRLLERIQEDVVAGWGEPPGELMVDGDDIIVPVTELGSVYICIQPSRGIMEAGGYHSRDTPPHHQYLAFYAYLNSLGLDAIIHFGMHGTLEFLPGRETALGGDCYPDLLLGELPNIYLYWAGNTSESTIARRRTYALPVAHASPPVRHSDLYGDYQVLEELIDQWHGDPDEGLRDEIMERASQLNLRGDIPEIEAELFRMKRRLIPRGLHIMDSEWSHDDMVSYLLGVLRFDREYPSIHSMVAEKLGLDYRDSRDTSTGWEIESRAAEVLRRIITGEPVDLPVDYVEWVHRLSERCDFRGESRGLLEALEGRYLNPSRGGDPVRDPEVYPTGYSMHAFDPMKIPSPLAESRGRTAARMLLEDYLEENGRYPETVAVVLWGFETLKTGGDTISMILELLGVRIDRKYGPWAKNIDVIPIQELGRPRVDVLVNICGIFRDTLGSQIEILNRAFKTVAALDEDPGDNYIIKHNLEDGGAKLPPRIFGPGPSEYASTLPDIIGGSAWDHEDELAAAYIEEMCHAYLPDGVRESPDEFRRNLQRVDLVAQERDNVEYEVTDLDHYYEFMGGLTSSVQSLGGSCSIRVVDSTEDEIYVEGLDEVIGRAARCRILNPAWLDGMLAHDHHGAKNIKDRVEHLLGFSATTGAVDNWVYDDVAETLILDDEMRRRISENNPYAALRMGEILLETAERGYWDAPDETLNRIREVLLGLEYELE, from the coding sequence ATGAAGAGGATACTTGCTGTTACAACCATGAACAACACGGCCTCACTGAAGGAGGCTCTGACACGGATAAGGGAGGAACATGGGGACATTGTAAGCATAAAGAAGGTCTATCTTGAGAAATATGAGGACCCGCGTGTTCCCCTGGATGAGGTGGCCGAATACGTCGATGAATCCGACATAATACTCGTGGATATAAGGGGCAACGAGAGGATAGGGAGGGAACTTCCAGGCATCCTCAGGGGCAGGGATAAGATCGTCATATCCCTGGTGTGGGGGAGCAACCACATACTCTCCCTGACATCCATGGGCAAACTTCATCTGGGCGAACTCACTGCAAGGGCGCCCTCAAGGATAGATTCACTTGTAAGAAACAGGGACATCGATGCCATAATCGAACTGCACGGTTCAGATGAGATCAGGGATGACCTTGAGAGATGGTTCCAGGCCATGGACTACTATGGGGCCGGCGACCCCGAGAACCTCATGAACCTCATACTCTTCCTCCTGGACAGCTACACAGACCTGGAGGTCCCCTTCAGTGACCCGGTGGAGATGCCACCCTACGGACTCTACCTCCCCTTCAGGGGCTTCTACAGGGACCTCGAGTCCTACAGGAGGGCCTCAAACTTCGACCCGGAGCTTCCAACAGTCGGCATGCTCTTCTACTCAGGGATGCACTTCGATGATACGAGGCCCCTGGTGGAGGAACTCTACAGTCGCCTCCATGGAAGGGCTAACTGTACCGTGGTCTTCTCAGACGTTGAAAACAACCTGAAGGCCATCGAGGAGTACCTGGGGGACATGGACCTCTTTGTCAACATGCAGTACTTCCAGCTGAACCGGGGACCCCTCGGCGGTGACCCTGAGGCCACCAGGAAGCTCCTCAGGAGGATAGGCGCCCCATACCTCATCTGTCTGAGGGGCTATGAAACGGACCTCGACGAATGGGAGGCAGGTGGTGACGGCCTCAACCCCATGGAGATAGTTCTTGGCATAACACTCCCTGAACTTGACGGAGGATTTGAACCGGTATTCACGGCGGGCATGAGGACCATGGATGACCCTGAACTCGGGGAGGTCAGGGTTGTTGACGTGGTACCCGAGCGCATGGACAGATTCGCTGCAAGGATACTCAACTGGCTGAAGCTCAAGAAAATGGAGAACCATGAGAAGAGGATAGGGATAATACTCTACGATTACCCGCCAGGGGAGGCTAACCTTGGAAGTGCAGGCTACCTCGACGTTTTTGAAAGCCTGGAGGTCTTCCTTGGAAGGCTGAAGGAGAGGGGCTACAGTGTCAGGATGCCAGATGAACCCATCAAGGATATTCTCATGAGGGAGGGACTCATCAACAGTCCAAATTACCATGAATACGGCGGCCACAGGATCCCCCTCAGTGATTACCTGGAATTTTTCAGTCGTCTGCTAGAGAGGATCCAGGAAGATGTGGTTGCAGGGTGGGGTGAACCACCCGGGGAGCTGATGGTTGATGGTGATGATATCATAGTCCCTGTGACTGAACTGGGCTCGGTTTACATCTGCATACAGCCATCCCGTGGCATCATGGAGGCCGGCGGCTACCACAGCAGGGATACTCCACCCCACCACCAGTACCTGGCATTCTACGCATACCTGAACTCACTGGGACTCGATGCCATCATCCACTTCGGAATGCATGGGACCCTGGAGTTCCTCCCTGGAAGGGAGACGGCCCTTGGGGGTGATTGTTACCCTGATCTCCTCCTGGGGGAGCTCCCAAACATATACCTCTACTGGGCGGGTAACACCTCAGAGTCAACCATAGCAAGAAGAAGGACCTACGCCCTCCCGGTGGCACATGCATCACCACCCGTGAGGCACTCTGACCTCTACGGTGACTACCAGGTACTGGAGGAACTCATAGACCAGTGGCATGGTGACCCTGATGAGGGACTGAGGGATGAGATAATGGAGAGGGCCTCCCAGCTTAACCTGAGGGGGGATATCCCTGAGATTGAGGCCGAACTCTTCAGGATGAAAAGGCGCCTGATACCAAGGGGCCTCCACATAATGGACTCGGAGTGGAGCCATGATGACATGGTCAGCTACCTCCTCGGCGTCCTAAGGTTTGACAGGGAATACCCATCAATCCATTCAATGGTTGCAGAGAAACTTGGACTGGACTACAGGGATTCAAGGGATACATCCACTGGATGGGAGATTGAGAGCCGTGCAGCTGAGGTCCTGAGGAGGATAATCACGGGCGAACCCGTAGACCTCCCGGTGGACTACGTTGAATGGGTCCATAGGCTATCTGAACGTTGCGACTTCAGGGGTGAAAGCAGGGGCCTCCTCGAGGCACTTGAGGGAAGGTATCTGAACCCCTCCAGGGGTGGGGACCCTGTCAGGGACCCTGAGGTGTACCCCACCGGCTACTCGATGCACGCCTTTGACCCCATGAAGATACCCTCACCCCTGGCTGAATCAAGGGGAAGGACTGCAGCCAGGATGCTCCTGGAGGACTACCTTGAGGAGAATGGAAGGTACCCTGAGACCGTTGCAGTGGTTCTATGGGGATTCGAAACCCTTAAGACGGGTGGAGATACGATCTCAATGATCCTGGAGCTCCTGGGGGTGCGCATAGACCGCAAGTACGGGCCATGGGCGAAGAACATAGATGTCATACCCATCCAGGAGCTTGGAAGACCCAGGGTTGACGTCCTGGTTAACATATGTGGCATATTCAGGGACACCCTCGGATCCCAGATTGAGATACTCAACAGGGCATTCAAGACCGTCGCAGCTCTTGATGAGGACCCAGGGGATAACTACATCATCAAGCACAACCTCGAGGATGGGGGGGCGAAGCTTCCCCCAAGAATATTCGGGCCTGGACCATCAGAGTATGCAAGCACACTCCCTGACATCATAGGAGGCAGTGCATGGGATCATGAGGATGAACTGGCAGCTGCCTACATTGAGGAGATGTGCCACGCCTATCTCCCTGATGGTGTGAGAGAATCCCCTGATGAATTCAGGAGGAACCTCCAGCGGGTCGACCTCGTTGCCCAGGAGAGGGATAACGTTGAGTATGAGGTGACAGACCTTGATCACTACTACGAGTTCATGGGGGGCCTCACCTCCTCGGTGCAGAGCCTGGGCGGGTCCTGCAGTATCCGGGTCGTGGATTCAACTGAGGATGAAATCTACGTTGAGGGCCTCGATGAGGTTATAGGTAGGGCTGCGAGGTGCAGAATCCTCAACCCGGCATGGCTGGATGGAATGCTTGCCCATGACCACCATGGTGCCAAGAACATCAAGGACCGGGTGGAGCACCTCCTGGGGTTCTCAGCCACCACGGGTGCTGTGGATAACTGGGTCTATGATGATGTTGCAGAGACCCTCATCCTTGATGATGAGATGAGGAGGAGGATCTCAGAGAACAACCCCTATGCGGCTCTGAGGATGGGCGAGATACTCCTTGAGACGGCTGAGAGGGGCTACTGGGATGCCCCCGATGAGACCCTTAACAGGATAAGGGAGGTCCTCCTTGGCCTTGAATATGAGCTTGAGTAG
- a CDS encoding nucleotidyltransferase domain-containing protein: MKDVMEMLRRYFKDKAQVKMAYLFGSMASESGGPLSDIDIGVLLDDDLDRVERSEVKLELISELTSLLKSDRIDLVIMNDAPVNLNYEIIKSRKPLIENKSVKVDFEHYILSRYLDRRYYDRRWVSRYIERRDDSHE; encoded by the coding sequence ATGAAAGATGTCATGGAGATGCTGAGGCGCTACTTTAAAGATAAGGCTCAGGTTAAGATGGCTTACCTGTTCGGTTCGATGGCATCTGAAAGTGGAGGACCTCTAAGTGACATTGACATCGGAGTACTCCTTGATGATGATCTGGATAGGGTTGAAAGGTCCGAAGTGAAACTTGAATTAATATCAGAACTTACATCTCTACTCAAATCTGACAGGATTGACCTTGTAATAATGAATGATGCTCCTGTAAATCTTAATTATGAAATAATAAAGTCTAGAAAGCCTTTAATTGAAAATAAGTCCGTGAAGGTTGACTTTGAACACTACATACTCTCAAGGTACCTGGATAGAAGATACTATGACAGGAGATGGGTATCCAGGTACATTGAAAGGAGAGATGACAGCCATGAATGA
- a CDS encoding nuclease-related domain-containing protein, giving the protein MAYLICENCNHYWQINSEEEFWVFYMCDECGSPLLYVNSLHEYRNLTKNVPESFRKTHAERKAERYWRLSRAVHWTLPAGALIFASGLLLSMKNIAWAFLLIITGPMIIIISLPIMKMSEMRGRGWKKGHVGELIVASCLRRLPQGYHIFNDVHLPGAHGNIDHIVVGPTGVYVIETKSYSGKYIVRGDRWFLDDDLRKEEIRSPSTQAKRNAATLKEFLESEEIYVSWVNAIVAFINSSCTIMEDDEYCMIMKPCQIPEHISRSRLMLGEGKVNMIVDVLRNHASEVW; this is encoded by the coding sequence ATGGCCTACCTCATATGTGAGAACTGTAACCACTACTGGCAGATAAACTCTGAAGAGGAATTCTGGGTATTTTACATGTGCGACGAGTGCGGTTCACCTTTACTTTACGTTAACAGCCTCCATGAATACCGTAACCTGACAAAAAATGTACCGGAATCCTTCAGGAAGACCCATGCAGAGAGGAAGGCTGAAAGGTACTGGAGGCTCTCAAGGGCAGTGCACTGGACACTCCCTGCCGGGGCCCTGATATTCGCATCCGGATTACTTCTTAGCATGAAGAATATCGCCTGGGCCTTCCTCCTGATCATCACAGGGCCCATGATCATTATAATCTCCCTTCCAATCATGAAGATGAGTGAGATGAGGGGTAGGGGCTGGAAGAAGGGTCATGTCGGGGAACTCATAGTTGCCAGCTGCCTCCGACGGCTCCCCCAGGGATACCACATCTTCAACGACGTTCACCTTCCAGGTGCCCACGGAAACATCGATCACATTGTTGTGGGGCCCACAGGGGTCTATGTGATTGAGACCAAGTCCTACTCAGGAAAATATATAGTTAGGGGTGATCGCTGGTTCCTGGACGATGATCTCAGGAAGGAGGAGATAAGGTCACCATCCACCCAGGCAAAGAGAAATGCCGCCACACTCAAGGAGTTCCTTGAATCAGAGGAGATCTATGTATCATGGGTCAACGCCATCGTTGCATTCATCAACAGCTCCTGCACCATCATGGAGGACGACGAATACTGCATGATAATGAAGCCCTGCCAGATCCCGGAACACATATCAAGGAGCCGCCTCATGCTCGGTGAGGGCAAGGTGAACATGATAGTTGATGTTCTCAGGAACCACGCCTCAGAGGTCTGGTAG